From the Spiribacter sp. 2438 genome, one window contains:
- a CDS encoding DUF4426 domain-containing protein codes for MKALKALLSIATAALLCGVAVGAAAQQMEPYGDHEVHYSAIPTGLLTDQVAQARGIVRSRSKALLLVTILENGEPVTGAVQASVWASNDDDPTDIPMRQVRENGWVSYIGTFDFESGQSRNFAVSANPHGREGPFELTFRQALQNPD; via the coding sequence ATGAAGGCTCTGAAAGCGTTGTTGTCGATCGCCACCGCGGCTCTGCTCTGCGGCGTGGCCGTGGGGGCCGCCGCCCAACAGATGGAGCCCTACGGCGACCATGAAGTCCACTACAGCGCCATTCCCACCGGGCTGCTGACCGATCAGGTGGCCCAGGCCCGGGGAATTGTGCGAAGCCGCAGCAAAGCCCTGCTGCTGGTGACCATCCTGGAAAACGGCGAGCCGGTGACCGGGGCGGTGCAGGCCAGTGTGTGGGCGAGTAATGACGATGATCCCACGGACATTCCCATGCGACAGGTCCGCGAAAACGGCTGGGTGTCCTATATCGGAACCTTCGACTTCGAGTCGGGGCAGTCCCGCAATTTCGCGGTTTCCGCCAACCCCCACGGTCGGGAAGGGCCTTTCGAACTGACGTTCCGTCAGGCCCTCCAGAATCCGGACTAG
- the metW gene encoding methionine biosynthesis protein MetW, with amino-acid sequence MRQDLQIVADWVGEGQRVLDLGCGDGRLLRHLFEQRRATGYGLEIDPEGITRSIANGINVIESDLDEGLADFDDGAFDQVILTQTLQAVQRPDQLLKDMLRVGRTGIVTFPNFAYYRLRWHIAVRGRMPMSKALSYGWYETPNIHFCTIRDFEALCEDLGIHILERRVLSHEMKQPWIGGLLPNLFGEVALYRICRASGRSE; translated from the coding sequence CTGCGGCAGGATCTTCAGATCGTCGCCGACTGGGTGGGCGAAGGCCAGCGGGTACTGGACCTGGGCTGCGGCGACGGACGCCTGCTGAGGCATCTCTTCGAGCAGAGGCGGGCCACCGGTTACGGCCTCGAGATCGACCCCGAGGGCATTACCCGCAGCATTGCCAACGGCATCAACGTCATCGAAAGCGATCTCGACGAGGGGCTCGCCGACTTCGATGACGGGGCCTTTGACCAGGTGATTTTGACCCAGACGCTTCAGGCGGTGCAGCGCCCGGACCAGCTCCTCAAGGACATGCTGCGGGTGGGTCGCACCGGGATCGTGACTTTCCCCAACTTTGCCTACTACCGGCTGCGCTGGCACATCGCGGTACGGGGACGCATGCCCATGAGCAAGGCGCTGTCCTATGGCTGGTACGAGACCCCGAACATTCACTTCTGCACGATCCGCGATTTCGAGGCGTTGTGTGAAGACCTGGGTATTCACATACTGGAGCGGCGCGTGTTATCTCATGAAATGAAACAGCCGTGGATCGGGGGGCTGCTGCCGAACCTGTTCGGAGAGGTGGCGCTCTACCGCATCTGCCGGGCATCAGGGAGGTCGGAATGA